The sequence ACAGCATCATATTAAAGATCACAGCCAATGAAAACGGACTCATTTTACTTGCttaatagggatgtaacgatgaaCCGCAAGCTGGTTGAAAagcgattcaaatatgtgacgattcaaattggttgagatgccaaacaaattgCGATACAATTGGagcaggagtttatatgaatgtatctctgagggcaACTGACTGTCGTTAGAAAAGTTTACCTggtatttacttttcattttgcCTCTGAACGATGCACATCAAAGTAGAGTTCATaagcgcagctctgctttgtttacagcggtaaccaaggaaacactgtatcactgctgttcatgagcACAGCTCTGCTTTGTCTACAGCGGTAACCATGGAAACACTGTATAATTGCTGTTCATAAGGGCAGctgtgctttgtttacagcggtaaccatgGAAACACTGTATAATTGCTGTTCATAAGGGCAGCTCtggtttgtttacagcggtaaccatgGAAACACTGTATAATTGCTGTTCATAAGGGCAGCTCTGCTTTGTCTACAGCGGTAACCATGGAAACACTGTATAATTGCTGTTCATAAGGGCAGCTCTGGTTTGTCTACAGCGGTAACCATGGAAACACTGTATAATTGCTGTTCATAAGGGCAGctgtgctttgtttacagcagtaaccatggaaacactgtataattgctgttcataagggcagctctgctttgtttacagcggtaaccatggaaacactgtataattgctgttcataagggcagctctgctttgtttacagcggtaaccaaggaaacactgtatcactgctgttcataagcgcagctctgctttgtttacagcggtaaccaaggaaacactgtatcactgctgttcataagcgccacctgctggcagagagtgatctgcgtctcattcagagcttctgctgtatccttcagatatgttttatgtatagtGACACAAAACTAAATTCAGACTATTCTGTTTCTGCATCAGATTTtagaaattatacagtctaacgtagattaaaaactgctcatgctgcatgtacgctgcatctttgtttggatgaTGACTAAAATACAGtggtttcctctcattttaaatgggaAGAGcgcagacaaagccttagtttgtttatatgaagagatttattttatttgtgtaacttatttgatttggggtttgttttaagatttcaatttagttttgtcatatttcaATGTTtagcaatagcctaataaaaggacaccttttcaattactgtataatgtcttcaatctcattttgttaaaaaaaaacaatcgtgaGAAAATGGAATCGTGAgctgagtgaatcgttacatccccattgtttaataaatgtttgtgaGCTGTTCAGTGCACGAAGTCGCTCTGATAATCCAGCTGGTGATGTACCCCGTGTGTCCGCAGGTGGCAGCAGCGTGCAGCGCTCCCTGTCCGTGCTGATCCCTGTGATTCACATTCGCGCCATTCTGCAACAAAAACTCACACGCCGACAGCGAGCCCTgccagagaaaacacacacacacacacacacacacaccccgtcaCTGAAGGCGATAATCACACACATTAAAtgtgacctattatgccccttttaacaagatgtaaaataagtctatgatgtccccagagtgtgtatgtaaAGTGTAAGCTGAACATACCCCACAGATCATCTTTCACAGCTTGTTAAAATTgacacttttagggtatgagacAAAACTTGACATCGctttcaaatgcaatgtttaaCTACCGCATTCCTATTCTCGATCATTCTGGAAGCAGGAtcagtgaaaacaaacataacttcAGCAACATTAACCTTACAGAGtgctctttcagaaaggcaatttggaaaatAAACACATGATGTGACATGATGATGAGAACGATGTCAAATTCACCGTCCCTCCCACAGACGCTGCATTAGAGACACCCTCGCATTAGCACACTTTAAACACGCTCGGACTCTCAGCTGTCACTCACCCCGATGGCTGAACCAATCAGAGCCGTCCGTCCCTCCTGCTCAGGGTTACTCCAGTTCACTTCCGCCCCCTCGGCCAGCGCCGTCGCCATGGCAACAAGATCACCGCTTAGCGACGCCTGATACAGCCTCCCACCGGCCCGTAGCTTTACTGTTTCTATAACaacaattaattcaaataattattataataaaaaatatttaaaatgaaatgttatttaatttaatgattaatgtaATTGAACgtaataatactaaaacattatatttcataataacattattaacttattaattacattattttaattaatctttcaAATAATTAGCCTGAGGCCGCATCCCGTGACCCTAGTGCAGAAGATAAGAGGTTTGGAGAACGAATGGAtggaattaaaacaataatattatttaattacaattattttaaattaaaataatcgcattattttaatgataagatattattttaatgaattaaattaattttgttatataattgtatattaacatttacatttagcagaagctttcatccaaagtgactgaAGACAATAGatgttaattatataaatgtatttttaaattatattttattttatttctacaatatttcaattaacaattacaatgtttatttaatttaaatttttagttaattataataggttatttttataagtttattttataaatttattatatttcttttaattaaattattttaaataaatgcaaagattatttaaattaaaattatataattaatttaaaacaattatattatttaactatatatatatatatatataattttaaatattactttaattaacaaaacactttttaatgatacaaaattaattaataattaaattcatttttaaatttaaactattattttaataataaaacaattatttatcgAAACCATATgagatgttttatatttaaatattaatatattaattagaatattaaaagactattattttattttatttgaacaatatttcagttaacaattacaatgtttatttaattaaaataatagaaaattaaaataagttcattttaaaaattttaaatattaataatttaaattattttaaacaattttaaataaatgcagtattttaatagtaaaagattatttaaattaaaattatataattaatttaaaacaattatattatttaactatatatatatatatatatatatatatatatatatatatatatatatatatatatatatatatatatatattatatattttttttttttttttttaatattactttaacaaaacactttttaattatacaaaaataattgataattaaaattattttaaattaaaactattattttaataataaaacaattatttatcgAACGCATATgagatgttttatatttaaaagaatattaaaaagacTAATATAGATTATTAAagataaacaacacaaacacactcaccagCATCAGGACCATCAGGATCACGTGTCACAAATCTCTTCTCCACATACTTAAACCGGATCCACTGTTCTTTATCCtgcctgagagagacagagaacatCCTCATCTATACATTCAGAGCGCTTAACATATAACAACACACACGTGAGAAACAGACACTTCCTGTGTCGTACCGTGGACTGTCTGCGCTGGGCTTCTGCAGTCCGTCTGCGGGCTTACGCTCATAAATGCCATTAATGACTTCATTACCCAGAACACACAGCAGCTGTGGGGGCGGAGTTATAGACGTAAATCAACCAATGGCACTAGCTGCTGTAACTAGGTTTTGGAGTGCTGGTTTATATCAGAGATTTTGATAAAAGAGTTCAAAACATGACAAACCTTTAACTGTTCCGGCTCCCAGGAATCAAGAGTGAGCGATCGAACCTTGGACAGATGAACGCCGAGACTCCTGTCGACACAAACCAGCAACATcacatttaaacaataaacaaacccATTCAATATCACAGAGTTCAGGAGTAATGCTACTAATAAAACTACTAATCATCTGTGTTTACTGACTTTCAATAATTAATACAcaatgaaaatattcattttataattaaattatatatcgttacacaataaaaagaaaagtatatGAAACTGGAAAATACACTTCCCAGTACCACTGAGATGACATCATTACagatttattaatactttaaattcgtttttattgttatatatttaaattttcatctacagtttaaagttttaatatttgtgttagtgtttattagttgttgttttatttttatatgtcccatttacattttagttattttacgttttagtaattaaattgccattttacttatttatattttttaatttgtgtctatatagtttttattcattttcattttggttttagttattttagtgcatcaagttaaactgaatgaaaattatgaatgttttttattttgatttagcaacaaaatgaaatagtttatattttattttatttattgtttattttaactatttttatggttttggctGGACTTTAACATTCAAGGTGCGTCCCAGTTCTCACACTTATGAGCTATTCTATGCCATTTTTAGTATAAATagtgaaaaagtgcactttaaatgcCTGAATGATGCACTGAAAAATCAACACTTCATGCACTCAGCTGTCAGCTTTAATTACATTCTTAAGAACGAGCATCTAGAATCAGATGCTGATGACCTTCTATAACTCATACACTAGATGCTGGAGTGTGTAGTGCATCATGTAAAGCCAGCAGCTGCTCAGACATCACCTGTGGATCCCCGAGCACTCGATGCACATGGTGATGCCCAGGTTAACGCTGGCCCAGCGAGGCTCCGCCTCCCCGCAGTCACAGCAGCGCTGGTTACCGTTGCCGCGGAGAGCCACGCCCAGAGCGGGGGGGTGAGGGGGCGGGTCCGGAATGGCTGCGGGGGCGGAGTTCTCCttcacctaaacacacacaatatGCAAATAACAAACCTTTTGACCAATGAATatctatttcatatatatataatcatatcgatatatatatatatataaaaaactcaaGTATATgtttacaaatgtgtgtgttgtaCCTGAGTGTTTTGTTCTGTTACTTGATCACGGTATGCAATGTTTATACAGCCCTGAACAGCGTTAATCCACGCCACCTTCAGCTCCTCCGAATCCGCCTGTAACACACAACAcctgtgcacacaaacacatgattactaacacacacacacacacacacacctgacagcCTTTTAATGAGAACCAAACCAGTTTCTATATAAACGGCCATCGTTCAACTAGAAGACTGGACTGCAAAATAACGCTTTCAGCTATGAATCAGTTTAGCACATTTTAACACACATTTGACAGATTTCAGAGccacactgatgtgtgtgtgcttcatCGTCTTACTTCTGCACTGACAGCAGCTCAAAACAGAAACGCCGGTCGATCACATCCAGAGATTTCACAGCACACAGACGCAGATCATCGAACAGAACCACTGGCggctcctgaaacacacacacacacacacacacacaagagcacacacgcacacacacacacacacaagagcacacacgcacacgcacacacacacacacacacacaagagcacacacgcacacacgcacacacacacacaagagcacacacgcacacacacacacacacacaaacatgcacacacacatacacacgagcacacacatatgcatacacacacacacgcacacacacaagagcacacacgcacacacaaacacacacacacacacacacacacgagcacacacgcataaacacacacacaaacatgcacacacacatgcgcacatacgcgcacacacacacacacacacacacacacacacacacacacacatgcgcacataTGCATacgcatacgcacacacacacacacacacacacatacacatgcgcACATatgcatacgcacacacacacaaacacacacacacacacaaacacacaaatgcacacacacaaacacacacatgcacacacacatacacatgctcacatacgcatacgcacacacacacacacacacacacacacacacacacacacacacacacacaagcacacatgcacacacacaaacacgcgcacacaaacacacacatgtgcacagacacaaacacacacatgtgcacagacacaaacacacacacacacacacacacacacacaagagcacacatgcacacacacaaacacacacacacacacacacacacaagagcacacatgcacacacacacacacacacacacacacacacacacacacaagagcacacatgcacacacgagcacacacacgcgtgcacacaaacacgcgcatacacacacacacacacacacaatgtgaaagAGGAACCAGTAACATGAAGACCCAGTTCTAGACTGATGTGGGTGCGTTACCTTGTGTGATTTAGAGTAGATTAACTGATTATTTTCAGTGTAGAACCAGCACCTGAGAGACAGAAACCACTGATAAAACATGTCTCTTCAGGGTTAGGAGAGTTAACAAACTGAAATCAACTaatcatttttgttacttgaaattaaataaaccataactgaaatcaaatattcaacattttttgacttatttcatttcagctagttgccaaggcaatttttctcattttcatatttaactcGATGAGCTACGAAAAtgaacactgaaagaaaaaaggatCAAAATGATacaaacacaattattaaaaacaaaaacaaaatgaaagacagATTATTCcaacattcaaacaaatatacATGAATAAAAGCTCTGCTAGCATCTCTCACCTCTTCCACGTCTTGTTCTTCTTGCGCGAGCGTTTGAACAGGTAGCCCTGAATCGTTCCTCCGTCAGACGGGTTACAGACAATCACCGCTTCTCCAGACGCgtcctgccacacacacacacacacacacacacacacacacacacacacagatcaactACCAAAACACACCGCGATTAAACACACATCTGAAAAACATCAGCATTTGAAGAGTAAGTTAAAAACACtattcatttacttttatatttattttaatattctgaattggatttttatattttcagttttcactttaatttaactctaattttagttattttgttgtgttttttatatttacatttattttaacatttacacttttatttagttattttagtgcttaaagttaaacttgaaaatgtaaaaaaaaaaaatacaacttagtAAAATaagataagttaaaaaaaaaaaaaaaaaaaatatatatatatatatatatatatatatatatatatatatatataaactacattaGTGTATCTctgattttacagtatatatatataatatatatatatatatatatatgaacttatCTTATTTTACTAACTAGGATCTTATTATACTTAactaggaaaataaaaaaaataaaaacaaaaaaatgtattacaaatatctaaaccaattaaaaatattCCTAAAAAGATACTTGATAATTACTTGAGAAGCTAATTCAAGACATTAAGTCTTGTATACTGATAAATGTACAAAATTGAGTTTATGCCTAAAACAAGACATTCTTCTTGCCCCACTGAAAGATTTTCATTCTTGTCTTAAGCATAAATGCACTTCAGTGCTTCTCGAGCAAATGCATCTCGATTTAAAACATTCTTAGACATTTGTAGACAGAAATGCAGAGTAATTAAATCATGTGCATGTGAAGTTCTCATTCCAGAGAGCGTTTCACTGAAGTAAGAtgatgttattaatattttagtctgtttttctGAGCTCAAAACTACAGATTTAGTTTCATCAGTGTTTTATAGCGAGTGTTATCATCTTACTCTCTGCTGGACGAGCAGGTGTGTGTTCTCCAGGTCTTTCCTCTTGGCAGAGCAGTCCGACGAAAGCTGAGAGAGCTGCACAAAGATATTACTCATATTTAACACCAATATCcataaacactgtgtgtgtgtgcatgtaaagtgtttattttgtgtcCATATGAATATCTGATGTGTGACCTGTGAGGCCATCGTCTTCATCGTCGGCTCTAGATCTCTCAGCAAATCAAATCCCTGATGAAAAAACGTGTTCTGAGCGTGAAAATACGAGAAGACctgagggagagaaagaagaaGATGATTTCAGTCAGTTTACAAGATGTTACTGTATTTACAAACCCGGTTTTCTGATTAACAGCTCACCGAATTCAGAATATCCAACTTCTGTTGGACCTTGAAGTTATTCAGCTgcaagaaaaggagaaaaacaatTCATTTCTCACTGGTGAACATGTCTCTGGGTGAATTTCTCcctaataaaataatgaaatgaataaataagataGAAAtagcaaatgaataaataaatatatttttttattttgctgtaggAGAATTTATCTGGGTGAATTTCTCcctaataaaatgtttacaaattaattaaataaaaactaaatattttatttctccctacaaaacaaataaaacagaattaattaattaattttattttgttctggaGACATTTCTTTGTGTCATTTTCACCTAGACTTCccaaatagtttaaaataataaaatacatacataaaaaaataaaacatttaaaaaattaaaatatataaatataaaatattccttctttttttttgttcaggcgAAATTTCTCcccagtaaaataataaaatatataactaaataaaataatttaaaaatatatttaaaaaaataaataaattaggcaaaCCCACAAacctaaattaacatttttactaaaataaaaataaaaatggaaaatataaaaataaaaactaatttattattattataaaaccttAAACTTGCTTTTTTTCCATCTAAATGCTAAGGCTACATTAACATTTCtcatgttttagtttagtttaagatGATGTactaaactgaaacaaaaaacaaaactacataaacatatttattaaaaaaaaaaaactgatagcaATAGCAaaaacatccaactaaaacatgaaatcaaataaactgaaatcagaaaatataaaaataaaaaatatttactatttattttattattattataaaccttacatttatttttctcatttacttgcaaggcaacatttctaatttttagtaAAAGGTGATGTGACAAAAtaacttaaacataaataaaaatgaataaaaactatataagcatgtttaataaaatagaaaaaaaaataaatgatttaaaaaaaacacacaggtaaCTAACCaaattgtaactaaaattaaaatgaaaacagaaaatataaaaataaaact is a genomic window of Cyprinus carpio isolate SPL01 chromosome B15, ASM1834038v1, whole genome shotgun sequence containing:
- the zgc:162872 gene encoding BAR_ACAPs and ArfGap_ACAP domain-containing protein gives rise to the protein MDTFLDFEECIRDSPVFRQSLDKCESDVAELESRVEKVMKLCAQMVEAGQNYTSCNQLFLSGLAEFTAYHKSDGVIVNCLRQFNQGLQEMIQFQTMLFDQTQRAITQQLTNLLSQFLPQIRDTRREFVRIGEDLEAAVVKNAQVSRHKPADAERATHLLLATRKCYQHFALDYCLQLNNFKVQQKLDILNSVFSYFHAQNTFFHQGFDLLRDLEPTMKTMASQLSQLSSDCSAKRKDLENTHLLVQQRDASGEAVIVCNPSDGGTIQGYLFKRSRKKNKTWKRCWFYTENNQLIYSKSHKEPPVVLFDDLRLCAVKSLDVIDRRFCFELLSVQKCCVLQADSEELKVAWINAVQGCINIAYRDQVTEQNTQVKENSAPAAIPDPPPHPPALGVALRGNGNQRCCDCGEAEPRWASVNLGITMCIECSGIHRSLGVHLSKVRSLTLDSWEPEQLKLLCVLGNEVINGIYERKPADGLQKPSADSPRQDKEQWIRFKYVEKRFVTRDPDGPDAETVKLRAGGRLYQASLSGDLVAMATALAEGAEVNWSNPEQEGRTALIGSAIGGSLSACEFLLQNGANVNHRDQHGQGALHAAATCGHTGQVCLLLKRGANQYAADEKGNDPLSIAIETAHADIVTLLRMARMNEEMRDSEGFFGSVGDDETFQDIFRDFSNMASHDPEKLSRRQFLRGSEDEEEKN